The Vibrio tubiashii genome includes a window with the following:
- a CDS encoding 8-oxoguanine deaminase: METIWIKNPLAIYTGNTQDAQGGLVVQGNKVAELIPKHGTPSHQIDYVVDASRHVVTPGLVNAHHHFYQTLTRAYPDALNKELFHWLKSLYPVWANLDEEMMSVATELALVELMLSGCTTASDHHYLLPNGLEHAIDLQVEAAQKLGVRAIFTRGSMSLGKEDGGLPPQHTIQTEQAIVDDSYRLIRQYHQQQEGAMTQIALAPCSPFSVTTDLMKETAHIAKQENVMMHTHLCETLDEEDFCVEQFGMRPVDYLEDVGWLNDKTWLAHGIHFNNEEIRRLGQAGVGISHCPTSNMMLASGICKNNDLEAAGVKVGLGVDGSASNDGSNMIAEVRMAMYLQRLQYGSANVSHFDALRWATKGSAQAMGRNDIGELSVGKQADIAMFKLDDIRFSGSHDPLAALLLCGAQQADRVMVAGHWRVMNSEVIGVDIHQLMERHKAAASRLARKALGE, encoded by the coding sequence ATGGAAACCATCTGGATTAAGAATCCACTGGCAATTTATACCGGAAACACGCAAGACGCCCAAGGTGGTCTCGTGGTTCAGGGAAACAAAGTTGCCGAACTTATCCCAAAACATGGGACGCCGTCCCACCAAATAGATTATGTGGTTGATGCCTCTCGGCATGTCGTCACACCTGGGCTCGTTAACGCCCACCACCATTTCTATCAAACCTTAACGCGCGCTTACCCTGACGCGTTAAACAAAGAACTGTTTCATTGGCTAAAAAGCCTGTATCCCGTCTGGGCAAACCTAGATGAAGAGATGATGAGTGTCGCGACTGAGCTTGCCTTAGTTGAGTTGATGCTGTCGGGTTGTACCACTGCTTCCGATCATCACTACTTGCTGCCAAACGGTTTAGAACACGCGATAGACTTGCAGGTCGAAGCGGCGCAAAAGCTTGGTGTCAGAGCCATCTTTACTCGTGGCTCAATGAGTTTAGGTAAAGAAGACGGCGGCTTACCGCCACAGCATACCATTCAAACCGAGCAAGCGATTGTCGACGACAGCTACCGTTTGATTCGCCAATACCACCAGCAACAAGAAGGGGCAATGACCCAAATCGCGCTCGCGCCATGCTCTCCTTTCTCCGTCACTACAGATTTGATGAAAGAAACTGCCCACATCGCCAAGCAAGAGAATGTCATGATGCACACCCATTTGTGCGAAACGCTGGATGAGGAAGATTTCTGTGTCGAGCAATTTGGCATGCGCCCGGTCGATTATCTCGAAGATGTTGGCTGGCTCAATGATAAAACTTGGCTTGCCCATGGTATCCATTTCAATAATGAAGAGATCCGCAGGCTAGGCCAAGCAGGCGTAGGCATTAGCCACTGCCCAACATCGAACATGATGCTTGCTTCAGGGATTTGTAAAAACAATGACCTAGAAGCCGCAGGTGTTAAAGTCGGCTTAGGCGTTGATGGCTCAGCCTCAAATGACGGCTCAAACATGATTGCCGAAGTGCGTATGGCGATGTACTTACAGCGCCTACAGTATGGCTCGGCAAACGTATCCCATTTTGATGCGCTGCGTTGGGCGACCAAAGGCTCAGCACAAGCGATGGGACGTAATGATATTGGCGAGCTTAGCGTGGGGAAACAGGCCGATATTGCGATGTTCAAACTCGATGATATTCGTTTCTCAGGCAGTCATGATCCTCTTGCTGCACTCCTATTATGTGGCGCTCAACAAGCTGACCGTGTAATGGTTGCAGGTCACTGGCGAGTAATGAACAGTGAGGTGATTGGCGTCGACATCCATCAATTGATGGAACGCCATAAAGCGGCCGCATCTAGGCTAGCGCGTAAAGCTTTAGGTGAGTAA
- a CDS encoding nucleobase:cation symporter-2 family protein — protein sequence MKLLYTLNQKPPHGITLLLALQHMLASIGGIVAVPLIVGASIGLPNEEIVSLINAALLASGIVTMAQCIGVGPIGIRLPVVMGSSFAFLGVAIAIGREGGVASIMGSALVGSLVVIVASFYMDKVRKLFPTVVSGVVVTLIGLTILPVAMNWVGDAPAASENFATLPKLFLAIVSLGIVVAVSVYCKGAVAASAIVIGLAGGYIVALSLGMVNLDDITSAAWVGGPEPLKYGLSFQASAIVSMSLVYIVVIAEATGDFMALANNCNKQISGKDLQRGLLGDGLGSTLSSILTAMPLASFSQNVGIVGITGVASRYVVAATGGLLILGGLFPKLAAVAVTIPKPVLGGVGFVMFGMIAYAGIRMLIMAADTKRNALVICVGLASGLAVTFEPRLLQHLPHDIANFLHSGITTGTIATVLLHQLLPKSSNKEVREALTESKVQVEEKIIRKSDDEAPQVVESKLEATTTE from the coding sequence ATGAAACTTCTGTATACACTCAACCAAAAACCACCACACGGCATTACCTTGCTGCTCGCTTTGCAACACATGCTAGCATCCATTGGTGGTATTGTGGCTGTCCCGCTCATTGTTGGCGCATCCATCGGACTGCCTAATGAAGAGATTGTCTCGCTAATCAATGCCGCCCTACTCGCTTCGGGTATCGTCACCATGGCGCAATGTATTGGTGTCGGCCCTATAGGTATTCGTTTACCTGTTGTCATGGGCTCTAGTTTTGCTTTCTTAGGTGTGGCGATTGCTATTGGCCGCGAAGGCGGCGTCGCTAGCATTATGGGCTCGGCTTTAGTCGGCTCTCTAGTGGTGATTGTTGCTAGCTTTTATATGGACAAAGTCCGCAAGCTATTCCCAACGGTAGTGAGTGGCGTTGTTGTCACCTTAATCGGCTTAACCATATTGCCCGTTGCGATGAACTGGGTGGGTGATGCGCCCGCAGCGAGTGAAAACTTTGCCACTCTACCAAAGCTTTTCTTAGCCATCGTTTCACTGGGCATCGTGGTTGCAGTCTCGGTTTACTGTAAAGGCGCCGTTGCCGCATCTGCGATTGTTATTGGTCTAGCGGGCGGTTACATCGTCGCGCTATCCCTAGGCATGGTAAACCTCGATGATATTACCTCTGCCGCTTGGGTTGGTGGACCAGAGCCTCTTAAATACGGTTTAAGCTTTCAAGCTAGCGCCATTGTGAGCATGAGCTTGGTTTATATTGTCGTCATTGCTGAAGCAACGGGTGACTTTATGGCACTAGCAAACAACTGTAATAAACAAATCTCGGGCAAAGATTTGCAACGCGGTCTGCTTGGTGATGGCTTAGGCAGTACGCTTTCTTCGATTTTAACCGCTATGCCACTGGCTTCTTTCAGCCAAAACGTAGGGATAGTGGGCATTACTGGTGTAGCGAGTCGATATGTTGTTGCAGCAACAGGTGGGCTACTGATTTTAGGCGGCTTGTTCCCTAAACTTGCAGCCGTCGCGGTCACCATCCCTAAACCGGTTCTTGGCGGTGTTGGCTTTGTTATGTTTGGCATGATTGCCTACGCTGGTATTCGCATGCTGATTATGGCCGCGGACACCAAACGCAACGCTTTGGTTATCTGTGTCGGTTTAGCATCAGGTTTAGCCGTGACTTTTGAACCTCGTTTACTTCAGCACTTACCACACGATATTGCTAACTTCCTTCACTCTGGCATTACTACAGGCACCATAGCAACGGTTCTTCTTCATCAACTTCTTCCTAAGTCTTCCAACAAAGAAGTTCGTGAAGCACTGACAGAAAGTAAGGTTCAAGTCGAAGAAAAGATCATTCGAAAATCAGATGATGAAGCGCCACAAGTGGTAGAAAGTAAACTTGAAGCAACGACCACTGAATAA
- a CDS encoding NCS2 family permease has translation MNESKAEVLNNESQSGGLLERFFKLKAHGTSVKNEMIGGITTFATMAYIIFVNPQIMAASGMDSGAVFVATCIGAAIGCLLMGLFANWPVGLAPGMGLNAFFSFTVVSEMGYSWEVALGAVFLSGILFVGMSFYKIRQWIIESIPESLRFSMTAGVGLFLGLIGLKTAGIVVENPATLVSLGDFTKPDAMLAAIAFLIIAVLSERKVFGAVLIGILSVTVVGMMLGLVQYNGFFAAPPSIAPTFLAMDISGAFNISMVSVILAFLFVNMFDTAGTLMGVAERAHLVNKETGKIEGLSKALKADSISSVAGACVGCPPVTSYVESAAGVAAGARTGLSAIVVAALFLAAIFLSPLAGMIPAYATAGALIYVAFVMMSSMQHVDWKDFTNGAPAAITALMMPLTFSIANGIALGFITYTVLKVATGKTKDVSISMYILTVVFVAKLIYI, from the coding sequence ATGAATGAAAGCAAAGCAGAAGTGCTGAATAACGAAAGCCAATCGGGTGGCTTGCTAGAGCGCTTTTTCAAACTGAAAGCACATGGAACCAGTGTTAAAAACGAAATGATCGGGGGGATTACCACTTTTGCCACTATGGCATACATCATTTTCGTTAACCCTCAAATCATGGCGGCTTCAGGGATGGATTCTGGCGCAGTCTTCGTTGCAACCTGTATTGGTGCAGCGATTGGCTGTCTGTTAATGGGACTTTTTGCCAACTGGCCTGTCGGTTTGGCGCCGGGCATGGGCCTTAACGCCTTCTTCTCTTTCACTGTCGTTAGTGAAATGGGCTACAGCTGGGAAGTCGCGCTTGGTGCGGTATTCCTCTCAGGTATCCTATTTGTCGGGATGAGCTTCTACAAAATACGCCAATGGATCATTGAAAGTATTCCAGAGAGTTTACGCTTCTCCATGACCGCAGGTGTCGGCCTTTTCTTAGGTCTTATCGGGCTTAAAACCGCGGGGATTGTGGTAGAGAACCCAGCCACTTTGGTTTCGCTTGGCGACTTCACTAAACCTGATGCGATGCTTGCAGCTATCGCTTTCTTAATCATCGCGGTACTTAGTGAGCGTAAAGTTTTCGGTGCGGTACTGATCGGGATTTTGAGCGTCACTGTTGTTGGTATGATGTTAGGTCTTGTTCAATACAACGGCTTCTTTGCAGCGCCGCCAAGTATTGCACCTACCTTCTTGGCAATGGACATCTCTGGCGCGTTTAACATCTCAATGGTGAGCGTCATCTTAGCCTTCTTGTTCGTTAACATGTTCGACACTGCGGGCACACTGATGGGTGTTGCTGAACGTGCGCATCTGGTTAACAAAGAAACAGGTAAAATTGAAGGGCTTAGCAAGGCGTTAAAGGCTGATTCTATCTCTAGTGTCGCAGGTGCTTGTGTCGGTTGTCCGCCTGTCACCAGTTACGTGGAAAGTGCAGCGGGTGTAGCAGCAGGTGCTCGTACAGGTCTGTCAGCCATTGTGGTAGCAGCACTATTCTTAGCCGCTATTTTCCTTTCACCTCTGGCAGGTATGATTCCAGCTTACGCCACGGCAGGTGCACTAATCTACGTCGCATTCGTGATGATGAGCAGTATGCAGCATGTCGATTGGAAAGATTTTACCAATGGCGCTCCGGCAGCGATTACTGCTCTGATGATGCCGCTGACTTTCTCAATTGCAAACGGTATTGCTCTTGGCTTTATTACTTACACAGTACTGAAAGTCGCGACAGGAAAAACTAAAGATGTCTCTATCTCAATGTACATCCTGACTGTCGTCTTCGTCGCTAAGCTTATCTACATCTAA
- the uraH gene encoding hydroxyisourate hydrolase, with protein sequence MGKLTTHVLDTMHGVPGANIQVELFRVGEGSLTKIKTVTTNFDGRTDEPVLEGDEFVTGKYQLVFHVADYYKNQDVDLGEIPFLDDVVIRFGLGETGAHYHVPLLVSPYSFSTYRGS encoded by the coding sequence ATGGGCAAATTAACTACACACGTATTGGATACAATGCACGGCGTTCCCGGTGCAAATATTCAAGTTGAGCTGTTCCGTGTTGGAGAGGGCAGCCTGACCAAGATTAAAACGGTCACCACCAACTTTGATGGTCGAACTGATGAACCAGTGCTAGAAGGCGATGAGTTTGTGACAGGCAAATATCAACTGGTATTCCATGTTGCCGATTACTACAAGAACCAAGATGTCGACCTTGGTGAAATCCCATTCCTAGATGACGTTGTGATTCGCTTTGGTCTAGGAGAAACAGGTGCACATTACCACGTGCCTTTGCTTGTTTCGCCGTACAGCTTCTCTACCTATCGTGGAAGCTAA
- the puuE gene encoding allantoinase PuuE, whose amino-acid sequence MDKDYSRDLIGYGANPPHPKWPGGARIAVSFVLNYEEGGERCLLHGDDESEAFLSEIPAAQPIKGERHISMESIYEYGSRAGVWRVLKLFDEYEIPLTVFAVAMAIERHPDVAEAMVQAGHEICSHGYRWIDYQYMDESQERDHMMKAIEIIKEITGERPLGWYTGRTGPNTRKLVAEEGGFLYDSDAYDDDLPYWHTEAGQPQLVIPYTLDVNDMRFATVQGFNSGEQFYQYLKDTFDTLYAEGETAPKMMSVGLHCRLIGRPGRIASLKRFLDYVKQHDDVWLCRRVDIARHWHEHHPYTPKEGK is encoded by the coding sequence ATGGATAAGGATTATTCACGAGACCTGATTGGCTATGGGGCGAATCCTCCGCACCCTAAATGGCCAGGTGGTGCTCGTATCGCCGTGTCGTTTGTGTTGAATTACGAAGAAGGTGGTGAACGTTGCCTTCTACATGGGGATGATGAGTCCGAAGCCTTTCTGTCAGAGATTCCAGCCGCGCAGCCAATTAAAGGCGAGCGACACATCAGCATGGAATCTATCTACGAGTATGGTAGCCGCGCAGGTGTGTGGCGTGTGTTAAAGCTATTTGATGAGTACGAGATTCCATTGACCGTATTCGCAGTGGCGATGGCGATTGAACGTCATCCAGATGTCGCAGAAGCTATGGTTCAAGCGGGACACGAGATTTGTAGTCACGGCTATCGCTGGATTGATTACCAATACATGGATGAGTCGCAAGAGCGCGACCATATGATGAAAGCGATTGAAATCATCAAAGAGATCACCGGTGAAAGACCGCTTGGTTGGTATACAGGTCGTACAGGGCCAAATACCCGCAAGTTAGTTGCAGAAGAAGGTGGTTTCTTATACGACTCAGATGCGTATGACGATGACTTGCCTTATTGGCATACCGAGGCGGGTCAACCTCAGTTAGTGATTCCTTACACACTGGATGTCAACGACATGCGCTTTGCCACTGTGCAAGGATTTAACTCGGGTGAACAGTTCTACCAATACCTAAAGGACACATTCGATACTTTATACGCTGAAGGCGAGACAGCCCCTAAGATGATGTCGGTTGGTCTGCATTGTCGTCTGATCGGCAGACCCGGTCGTATCGCCTCGTTAAAGCGCTTTCTAGATTACGTTAAACAACATGACGATGTTTGGTTATGTCGCCGTGTTGATATCGCTCGTCATTGGCACGAGCATCATCCATACACACCAAAAGAGGGAAAATAA
- the uraD gene encoding 2-oxo-4-hydroxy-4-carboxy-5-ureidoimidazoline decarboxylase, with translation MTEFRFCKPSQMERTEFVSHFGDVYEHSPWVAEAVYDQGLSDQDNFVSNLHLRMAETLLDAEKAKQLALINAHPDLAGRAAINGELTAASTAEQAGAGIDQCSAEEFEKFTTYNDSYKSRFNFPFIMAVKGANRYQILESFEKRLGNDSDTEFATAIQEINKIALFRLRDM, from the coding sequence ATGACTGAATTTCGTTTTTGCAAACCATCTCAAATGGAACGTACGGAATTTGTCTCCCACTTTGGCGATGTGTATGAGCATAGCCCATGGGTGGCAGAAGCCGTCTACGATCAAGGGTTATCAGATCAGGATAACTTTGTTTCAAATCTGCATTTAAGAATGGCTGAAACGCTTTTAGACGCAGAGAAAGCAAAACAACTTGCACTTATAAATGCTCACCCAGATTTAGCTGGGCGAGCAGCAATTAACGGCGAACTTACTGCCGCATCCACTGCGGAACAAGCTGGCGCAGGCATTGATCAGTGCTCAGCGGAAGAGTTCGAAAAATTCACTACGTACAACGACAGTTACAAAAGCCGCTTCAACTTTCCCTTCATCATGGCAGTGAAAGGGGCCAATCGTTACCAAATTCTTGAATCCTTCGAGAAGCGATTAGGCAATGATAGTGACACTGAGTTTGCTACTGCGATACAGGAGATCAACAAGATCGCACTGTTTCGCCTACGAGATATGTAA
- the alc gene encoding allantoicase: MSLDIEQYINLADDKLGAEAIYATDDFFADKSRLLRREAPEWKDDLYDDNGKWMDGWESRRKRGEGYDYCVIRLGLAGTIAGVDIDTSFFTGNFPPSASIDACYSPDGDPTDATEWQEILPSMGLQGDHHHLEQIESDEVFTHLRLNIYPDGGVARLRVYGRPSVDWDRIDSQQKVDLAAVENGGRALACSDEHYGNKSNILGPGRGENMGDGWETARRRTPGNDWVIVALGHAGNIDRVVVDTAHFKGNFPDSCSIQAAYVKGGTDDQVATQSLFWRELLPAQKLKAHDIHEFSSEVNDLGAVTHVRLNIFPDGGISRLRLFGTKAK, translated from the coding sequence ATGTCCTTAGATATTGAACAATACATTAACCTTGCTGACGATAAACTTGGCGCAGAAGCTATCTACGCTACCGATGATTTTTTTGCTGATAAGAGCCGACTCTTACGCCGTGAAGCACCAGAATGGAAAGACGATCTTTACGATGATAATGGCAAATGGATGGATGGCTGGGAAAGCCGCCGTAAGCGTGGTGAAGGCTACGATTACTGTGTCATCCGCCTAGGTCTTGCAGGCACAATTGCGGGTGTTGATATTGATACGTCTTTCTTCACGGGTAACTTCCCGCCGTCGGCTTCGATTGATGCTTGTTACTCCCCTGACGGTGATCCAACTGACGCAACGGAGTGGCAAGAGATTCTGCCGTCTATGGGTTTGCAAGGCGATCACCATCATCTTGAACAGATCGAAAGCGATGAAGTGTTTACTCACTTACGTCTCAACATTTATCCAGATGGTGGTGTTGCACGTTTACGCGTTTATGGTCGACCTAGCGTTGATTGGGATCGCATCGATAGCCAGCAGAAAGTCGACCTTGCTGCGGTTGAAAATGGCGGTCGCGCTTTGGCATGTAGTGATGAGCACTACGGCAACAAGTCTAATATTCTTGGCCCAGGTCGTGGTGAGAATATGGGTGATGGTTGGGAAACAGCCCGTCGTCGTACTCCGGGTAATGATTGGGTGATTGTCGCGCTGGGACATGCAGGCAACATTGACCGAGTAGTTGTCGATACAGCCCACTTTAAAGGTAACTTCCCAGATAGCTGCTCAATTCAAGCTGCGTATGTCAAAGGCGGAACGGACGATCAAGTTGCAACTCAGAGTCTCTTCTGGCGCGAACTCTTGCCTGCGCAAAAGCTCAAGGCACATGACATTCACGAGTTTAGCTCAGAGGTGAATGATCTTGGCGCTGTGACTCATGTTCGCCTTAACATTTTCCCTGATGGTGGTATCAGCCGTTTACGTTTGTTTGGCACTAAAGCGAAATAA
- a CDS encoding ureidoglycolate lyase produces MSNGIRRLTIEPLTKQAFSEFGDVIEVDNSDYFMINNGSTRRYHKLASTDVQEQGGEAIISIFQATPLSYPLTIKMLERHPLGSQAFVPLLGQPYLIVVAPKGDQPSLKSCRAFLSNGRQGVNYHKGVWHHPVLALTDQDQFLIVDRGGEGHNCDEVYFENDLVSLHLDDLPSNNKLEEKQRMEQAL; encoded by the coding sequence ATGAGCAATGGAATTCGCCGTTTAACCATCGAACCTTTGACCAAGCAAGCATTTTCTGAGTTTGGGGATGTGATTGAAGTAGACAATAGCGACTACTTTATGATCAACAATGGCTCGACTCGTCGTTATCACAAGCTAGCGAGCACCGATGTACAAGAGCAAGGTGGTGAAGCCATCATCAGTATCTTTCAAGCGACGCCGCTTAGCTATCCGTTAACGATAAAAATGTTAGAACGTCATCCTTTGGGATCGCAAGCTTTCGTTCCGTTGCTTGGTCAACCGTATCTTATTGTTGTTGCGCCAAAAGGGGATCAACCAAGTCTGAAGTCATGCCGCGCGTTCTTGAGCAATGGACGTCAAGGTGTTAACTACCACAAAGGCGTTTGGCATCACCCAGTGTTAGCCCTAACTGACCAAGATCAGTTTCTTATCGTCGACCGAGGCGGTGAAGGGCATAACTGCGATGAAGTCTATTTCGAGAACGACTTAGTCTCACTACATTTGGACGATCTACCGAGCAACAACAAGCTGGAAGAAAAACAGCGCATGGAACAAGCGCTGTAA